The genomic window GTGTCTCGTTTACTCTGTTACGAATTGCAGTAGTTTAATGATCCTGCATGCCCTTCTCTCGAGTGATGCCCAAGATCACGGTGTCAGACTCGCTGTACAGCCAGCTCGACCAGGCGGCCGACGAGGACCTCGAAGGCGCGCTCTGGGAGATGGTGTACCTCCACCGGCGCGGCAACGACCCCTCCGAGTAACGACGGCTGGCCACGGGTTCCAGACCGATTCCTGCGGGCACCACCGTGCCGGAGCGGCTGACAGCCGACCCCGCGGCGCTTTTCTTCCCTCCCCGAGTAGCATCTCCAGTGGCCGACTCCCTCGCACTGCACGCCCGCTACGAGGGCGACGACGATCCCAAGAAGTGCACTGCGCGCCGACTCGAACGCGAGGGTGCGCTCGAACTGCACCGGAGCGACCGCGAGACGCCGTACGGGATCGTGCTCAATCCCCACTCCGAGCAGGCGCTCTCCCCCGCGGACCGCGGCCTGGCAGAGCGCCTCGTCGCGCTCGACTGCTCCTGGGAGACCGCCGAGGCCGCGCAGTTCTCCATCGCCGGCGAGCACCGCGCGTTGCCGTTTCTGGTGGCAGCCAATCCAGTGAACTTCGGCAAACCGTTCCAGCTCACGACCGCCGAGGCGCTGGCCGGCGGCCTCGCGATCCTAGGCGAGCGTCAGGCTGCGGAGGAGCTGCTGGAGATTTTCTCCTGGGGCGAGGCCTTCATCGAGATGAACGACGAGCCGCTTCGTCGGTACGCGGCCTGTGCAGATTCGAGTGAGGTAGTGGCGGTGCAGGAGGAGTACCTCGCCGATCCGGACGGCGAGGAGTAACGCGATCGCTTCTCGATCCACCTGCGAGTCGCCCGGGAGCCCCGACCCCTCGACCGCACTCGCAGAGACTGGCAAGACTTAACCGAGCGCTCGGCCAAGCGGTCCCATGCCCAAGTTCGAAGCCGCGGAAGATCGCCTGCTCAACAAGGCGATCTGCATGCGATGCAACGCACGAAACTCCCCGGACGCGGACCGCTGCCGGAAGTGCGGCCACGGCAACCTCCGACCGAAGGCCCGCGAGTCCCGCTCGGCCTAACTGCCGGCTCGTTTCTCCCTCGGCTCCACCTCGGGAGCGGCTGCTCAGACGATTCCTCCGTCGCTCAGTCGTACTTCGGCTCGTGCTTCTCCGCCCGTCCCAGCGCCGTCTCGACGACGTCCCGAACGTCGCCGTGGAACTCGTCGCCGTGCCCGGCGTACATGTGCTCCACCGAATCGGGCAACCGGTCCAGCAGGTCCTCGATGGACTCGACGAGCCGCTCGCGTGACTGGCCGGGCATGTCGGTGCGCCCGAAGCTACCG from Salinarchaeum sp. Harcht-Bsk1 includes these protein-coding regions:
- a CDS encoding DUF367 family protein translates to MADSLALHARYEGDDDPKKCTARRLEREGALELHRSDRETPYGIVLNPHSEQALSPADRGLAERLVALDCSWETAEAAQFSIAGEHRALPFLVAANPVNFGKPFQLTTAEALAGGLAILGERQAAEELLEIFSWGEAFIEMNDEPLRRYAACADSSEVVAVQEEYLADPDGEE
- a CDS encoding 50S ribosomal protein L40e, with the translated sequence MPKFEAAEDRLLNKAICMRCNARNSPDADRCRKCGHGNLRPKARESRSA